In a single window of the Elaeis guineensis isolate ETL-2024a chromosome 6, EG11, whole genome shotgun sequence genome:
- the LOC140850820 gene encoding protein neprosin-like: protein MAAHVGMSHGLVVLLLVIIYLSCTKARVRPIREQLEVQQYLKKLNKPAIKSIKSPDGDIIDCVHISHQPAFDHHLLKNHTIQMRPTFHPLGFHDENKVESKKKTSSIAQLWHQNGRCPEHTIPIRRTKKDDVLRASSVETYGKKRHNRTPNGASPLINGNLHEHSYASVTGDKYYGTKVDINVWNPYVEEPSEFSLSQLWILGGANENRNSVEAGWQVCPQIYGDKRTRLFVYWTRDNYGKTGCYNLKCAGFVQVSNEIAVGSSLSSISSYGGPQYDITLLVWKDPQTGNWWLQFGDQSPLGYWPSSLFDYLSDSANLVEWGGEVYNSSPNGKHTTTVMGSGHFAEEGYGKASYIKNIQIVDQSNNLQTPQRIIPAAEHPNCYGVSQPSNGDLGTHFFYGGPGQNPKCP, encoded by the exons ATGGCAGCACATGTTGGCATGAGTCATGGCTTGGTAGTACTATTGCTAGTGATTATCTATTTATCATGCACGAAGGCTCGGGTGCGGCCCATAAGGGAGCAGTTAGAGGTACAGCAATACCTTAAGAAATTGAATAAGCCCGCCATCAAGAGCATCAAG AGCCCAGATGGAGATATCATAGACTGTGTCCATATCTCCCATCAACCAGCCTTTGATCACCATTTACTGAAAAATCACACCATCCAG ATGAGGCCAACTTTCCACCCATTAGGTTTCCATGATGAGAACAAGGTGGAATCAAAGAAGAAAACTAGCTCTATAGCTCAACTTTGGCATCAAAATGGGAGGTGCCCCGAGCACACTATCCCCATCAGGAGGACCAAAAAAGATGATGTGCTGAGGGCCAGCTCTGTCGAAACATATGGGAAGAAAAGACACAATAGAACCCCTAATGGCGCCTCTCCATTGATTAATGGCAATCTACACGAG CATTCATATGCCTCTGTAACCGGAGATAAGTACTATGGAACAAAGGTCGACATAAATGTGTGGAACCCGTATGTCGAAGAGCCCTCTGAGTTCAGCCTGTCTCAGCTCTGGATCCTTGGGGGTGCTAACGAAAATCGCAATAGCGTCGAAGCTGGTTGGCAG gtatGTCCGCAGATATATGGAGATAAAAGAACAAGATTATTTGTTTACTGGACT AGAGATAATTATGGTAAAACCGGCTGCTACAACCTAAAGTGCGCTGGGTTTGTTCAAGTCAGCAATGAGATAGCAGTGGGTAGCTCCCTCAGCTCCATTTCTAGCTATGGTGGTCCCCAATATGATATCACTCTACTTGTCTGGAAG GACCCGCAAACGGGGAATTGGTGGTTGCAATTTGGGGATCAAAGTCCATTAGGCTACTGGCCTTCTTCCCTATTCGATTATTTGTCAGATAGTGCCAACTTAGTAGAATGGGGAGGGGAGGTTTATAACTCAAGTCCAAATGGTAAGCACACCACCACAGTGATGGGTAGTGGCCATTTCGCAGAAGAAGGTTATGGTAAGGCGAGCTACATCAAAAATATTCAAATAGTTGATCAGTCCAACAATCTTCAAACTCCTCAAAGGATCATTCCTGCTGCTGAACATCCCAACTGCTATGGTGTCAGTCAACCTAGTAATGGTGATTTGGGGACTCACTTCTTCTATGGGGGTCCTGGTCAAAATCCCAAGTGTCCGTAG